A stretch of the Kwoniella shandongensis chromosome 13, complete sequence genome encodes the following:
- a CDS encoding 6-phosphogluconate dehydrogenase, decarboxylating 1, with protein sequence MSSELSSAARGSGKVGECRKNGTDKRPSGSADVGLIGLAVMGQNLILNMNDKGFKVCAYNRTTSKVDHFLENEAKGTNIVGAHSVEELCSKLKTPRRIILLVKAGQAVDDFIAQLEPHLEKGDIIIDGGNSHYPDSIRRTHELEAKGLLFVGSGVSGGEEGARNGPSLMPGGSDAAWPHIKEIFQKTAAQAQGEPCCDWVGETGSGHYVKMVHNGIEYGDMQLIAEAYDILKRGLGLDEKEIADIFDKWNSGVLDSFLIEITRDILRFNDTDGVPMVRKILDKAGQKGTGKWTAIDALDNGMPVTLIGEAVFARCLSAIKDERTRASKVIAGPERQPFQGDKQQFIDDLEQALYASKIISYAQGFMLMREAAKVNSWHLNNAGIAAMWRGGCIIKSVFLSDITAAYRENPALENILLSPFFLKAIEGAQAGWRRVIAQSTLWGIPIPAHTTALSFFDGYRTETLPANLIQGQRDFFGAHTFRVVPGMGNDHLKENEDVHVRWTATSGNVSSSTYNA encoded by the exons ATGTCTTCTGAGCT CTCTTCGGCGGCCCGGGGTTCCGGGAAAGTTGGTGAATGCAGAAAGAATGGTACTGACAAAAGACCTTCTGGTAGCGCCGACGTTGGTCTTATCGGTTTGGCCGTTATG GGTCAAAACTTGATCCTCAACATGAACGACAAGGGTTTCAAGGTCTGTGCCTACAACCG AACCACCTCCAAGGTCGACCACTTCCTTGAGAACGAGGCCAAGG GTACCAACATTGTCGGTGCCCACTCCGTTGAGGAGCTTTGCTCCAAGCTCAAGACCCCCAGGCgaatcatcctcctcgtcaaggCCGGTCAAGCCGTCGACGACTTCATTGCTCAGCTCGAGCCCCACCTCGAGAAGGGTGACATCATCATTGACGGTGGTAACTCTCACTACCCCGACTCTATCCGACGAACTCACGAGCTCGAGGCCAAGGGCCTCTTGTTCGTCGGTTCCGGTGTCTctggtggtgaggagggtgCCCGAAACGGTCCCTCTCTCATGCCCGGTGGTTCCGACGCCGCTTGGCCCCACATCAAGGAGATCTTCC AGAAGACCGCTGCTCAGGCTCAGGGCGAGCCCTGTTGTGACTGGGTCGGTGAGACCGGTTCCGGTCACTACGTCAAGATGGTCCACAACGGTATCGAGTACGGAGACATGCAATTGATCGCTGAGGCTTACGACATCCTCAAGCGAGGTCTCGGcctcgacgagaaggagattgccgACATCTTCGATAAG TGGAACAGCGGTGTTCTTGACTCTTTCCTTATCGAGATCACCCGAGACATCCTCCGATTCAACGACACTGACGGTGTCCCCATGGTCCGAAAGATCCTCGACAAGGCTGGTCAGAAGGGTACCGGAAAGTGGACTGCCATTGACGCTCTTGACAACGGTATGCCCGTCACCCTCATCGGTGAGGCCGTCTTTGCCCGATGTCTTTCCGCCATCAAGGACGAGCGAACGAGGGCCTCCAAGGTCATCGCCGGTCCCGAGCGACAACCCTTCCAGGGCGACAAGCAACAGTTCATCGA TGACCTCGAGCAGGCTCTTTACGCCTCCAAGATCATCTCTTACGCCCAGGGTTTCATGCTTATGCGAGAGGCTGCCAAGGTTAACAGCTGGCACTTGAACAACGCCGGTATCGCTGCCATGTGGCGAGGCGGTTGTATCATCAAG TCTGTCTTCCTTTCCGACATCACCGCTGCCTACCGAGAGAACCCCGCGCTCgagaacatcctcctctcccccttcttcttgaagGCCATCGAGGGTGCTCAGGCCGGATGGAGGCGAGTCATTGCCCAATCCACTCTCTGGGGTATCCCCATCCCCGCCCACACCACcgccttgtccttcttcgacgGTTACAGGACCGAGACCCTCCCCGCCAACCTTATCCAAGGACAGCGAGACTTCTTCGGTG CCCACACCTTCCGAGTCGTCCCTGGTATGGGTAACGACCACCtcaaggagaacgaggatgTGCACGTCAGATGGACCGCTACCTCTGGTAacgtctcttcttccacttaCAACGCTTAA